In Streptomyces paludis, the genomic stretch TCCAGAAGCCGGAGGGCAGGGAGCGGACTTCCTGATCCAACGTCGATTGCCTGCGGCGGCCTTTCGGTTCCCTCCGAGAATCAGGAACCGGAAGGCCGCCGCTTTCGGTCACGGCTGGCAGAGCGCCATACACAGTTAGCACACCGGCTGAGAACCTTATTCCCATGAATACACCACCGGACGGACTGCCCATCTACCGCGTTGTGACTGGCCCGGACGACGCCGCCTTCTGCCATCGAGTGAGCGAGGCCATCGACCTCGGCTACACACTGCACGAAGGCCCCGCCATCACCTTCAACGGCGAGAACGTCGTCGTCGCCCAGGCACTGGTCTGGCGAGCGCTGCCGTAGCGGTCCACCGAGCAACTGTTGTCGTGGCCGGCCCGTGACACGAGAAGACCCTTCAACCCAAGCCCTCACCCCCAGGGCTCTGTGGTTGTCGCGGTCGGCCCGAAGCCGCCGGTATGCGCCCGATACCCCAAGTCAGCCAGGGTGGGGAGCTCGTGATGCGCGATGAGATACGCCTGCAGGCACGGCTTCCAGTGATCATGGAGTGTCGAATTCGCTGATAACCAAAACGTAAGTCCGTGCCGCTGCGCCAGCATCACTCATCCCTGCCGGGCTGGACCAACTCGTGGGTCGTGATCTGGCCTGACCCGAGGAGCTTCCCGGCCTGCTGGCTCGGCTGTCCCGCCTACCCGACCCGCGTCATCGCCGGGGGCCGCCGTCACCCGCTGCCACACCGCACTCGGCGGCCAGCTACCCATCACCCGCGTCAACAACCTGCGGGTCAACACACCTAGCGAGGTTACTGAGGTTGTAGGCGTGGTGTCGTCAGTGTGAGGCCGGTCCCGGTGAGGCATCCGTCGATGATGTCGCTGCGGTATTGGATCTGGCGGAGGCCGTGCCGTAGCTGGCGGATGAGGTGGTCGGGGTCGGTGAAGGCGGTGTTGGCCTGGGTTGTCCGACGGAGTACTGACCAGATGCCTTCGACGGGGTTGAGGTCGGGTGCGTAGGGCGGCAGGTGGTGGGCGGTGATCCAGTCCTGTGCGTCGATGAAGGCCCGCATGCGGCGGTCTTTGTGGACGTTCAGGTTGTCCCGTATGAGGACGATGGGTCCGTCGAGCTGCTGGTGGGCGGCGATGAGGAGGTCGCGGTACTCGGTCCGGGCGAAGCTCTTGCGGCCGCCGCTCTTGTGGTCGGTATGCCGTTTGGGCCGGTGGATCAGGCGGGAGCGTTCGCCGGGCTGGTAGCAGCACAGGGCTGCCACGGAGAAGCGACGCCGGGAACGGCCCCGGACGCGGATGACCGGGGTGGATCCGCGTCTGCCCCACGTGCGTGAGGTCGGCGGCGTCATCGAGAATCCGGCCTCGTCCTCGAAGACGGTCCAGGCCCCGAGCGCCGCCGCGGTGGTTCCAGGTGCGGCCACACCTCCTTCACCCGGCCGGCGACGGCTGCCTCGTCGCGCTCGACGGCACGACGGGCCGGAACCTGATGGCTCCAGTCACGGCGCCGCAGCATCTGGGAGATCCCCGACAGCGTCATGGACTTGTGGAACCGTCGGCCGATCAACGTCTTGATCCGGGCGAGCGTCCACCGCTGGTCCGGCCAGCCGTGAGCGACCGGTCCCTTGGCCAACTCCTCCTCGAGCACCGCGAACAGTCGGTCATTCAGCTTCGGACGGGACACCGGGCCGCGGGAACGGACCGCGTCCTGGCCGGCCTCCCGCCAGGACCGCCGCCACCGCTGAACCGACCGGACGCTGACCCGTAACTCCTTCGCGATCTCCGTACTGCCACGTCCGTCGGCGAACATGGCGACCGCTTCCATCCGGACCCGCTCGCGAAATGCTTGCCTCTCCGCGGTCAGACCCCCACCCTGCGGATACCTCACACCCTCCGGCATACCGCGACGACCACCAACCGTCAGCCCCTACGACAAGACGACTTCAAGGTCAGTAACTAGGACCAAAGTGGAGACGAGCATGGCGGTGGTGCCGCCGTCTTCTCCTCGGCCGAGCGCGCCTCCGGCCTGGATGATGCCCCGGGCCGCCGAGCGGATCGCCCGGGTGTCGGCGCGTTCGGCTCGGACGTGGCTGCGGGTGGCCCGTTCGAAGGAGCGGGCGGCGGCGCCAAGTTCGGCGCGGGTGGTGGCCGGGGAGGTCTGGGCGACGGCGTCCAGGAGTTCGCCGACTCCGACGAGTTGGGCTGCGGCTTCGTCGTCGTCGCTGTCCAAGAGGACTGCGGCGCGCTCGGCGATCCCGGTCGCGGTGCGTCGCCCCTGTGCGGGAGGCGACCAGTTCGACCGGCCGCTGTCTGCTTCCGGCAGCAGGGCCTCGTCGGGGGTTCCGTCGGCGAGGCGGCGCTGGATCCTGGGATAGGAGAGGTCGGGGGCCAGGGTCGAGCCCGCGAACCAGACCGGCTCGCGGTCGCGGTTGCGGTCTCCGGGCAGCGCGACCGTGTAGCCGAGGACGTCTCCGGAGGGGGCGTGCCGGAGCTTGACGCGCAGGCCAGCCTCGCGAAGGCAGGTGAAGAACTCGGCTTCGCTGGCGGCTCCGGCGACGGCTTCGCGCAGCGTCTCGCGCGGTGTCTCGGGTCGGCCGACCCTCTCCGCTTTGAAGCGCTCGGCACTGGTGGGCGTCTTGGCTCCGGTGCCGTCGCCGGGCTTGAGCCGGCGCAGGCCCATCTCCTGTTCGATGCGACGGCATTCGGCCTGGGCCTTCTTGAAGTCGTAGTTCATCCTCGGGCGCCGCAGGGCACCTCGGACCATGGTGGCGAGGATGTGGATGTGGTCGTCGGCGTGGCGTACCGCGCCCCAGCGGCAGCCGTCGGGATCGCCCTCGGGCGCGAGGTTGACGGCGTGGACCAGGCGGCGGGCGCCGATGTTCCACTCGTCGTCGGTCAGGGTCCGGTCGCCGGGGTCGGTACGGACCGAGAAGTGCCAGACGTGCTGGGCCGACGCCTTGTCGCCGGCCTGCTTGACCCGCAGGTCCAGGGCCGCGGCAAGCCGGGCCAGGGTGACCTTAGGGTCGGGGTCGGGGCTGGTGTCACGGCCGGGGTCGGGGGCGAAGCCGTCCCAACTGCCGACGAGGTGGGGGGCGGTGTGCTCGTCGCGCTTGCCGGGGCCGTACAGGTAGACGAGCAGGCCGTGGGTGCGCGAGCCGCGTCGGATCTTGGGGACCATCAGAGGCGCTTCTTCACCAGGGTG encodes the following:
- a CDS encoding DUF1737 domain-containing protein; its protein translation is MNTPPDGLPIYRVVTGPDDAAFCHRVSEAIDLGYTLHEGPAITFNGENVVVAQALVWRALP
- a CDS encoding IS630 family transposase (programmed frameshift): MRYPQGGGLTAERQAFRERVRMEAVAMFADGRGSTEIAKELRVSVRSVQRWRRSWREAGQDAVRSRGPVSRPKLNDRLFAVLEEELAKGPVAHGWPDQRWTLARIKTLIGRRFHKSMTLSGISQMLRRRDWSHQVPARRAVERDEAAVRPGEGGVAAPGTTAAALGAWTVFEDEAGFSMTPPTSRTWGRRGSTPVIRVRGRSRRRFSVAALCCYQPGERSRLIHRPKRHTDHKSGGRKSFARTEYRDLLIAAHQQLDGPIVLIRDNLNVHKDRRMRAFIDAQDWITAHHLPPYAPDLNPVEGIWSVLRRTTQANTAFTDPDHLIRQLRHGLRQIQYRSDIIDGCLTGTGLTLTTPRLQPQ